The genomic stretch CCTGCTCCTCATCTGGAGGGCAGCTGTGAGCCGGGCTCCTCGCTCTGCGCAGGGACCGTGTGTGGGTACGTGGAGAGAGGGACCCTGCTGGGCACCCCCTCCCTGACCCCTCAGGAGCCATCAGCAGGACAGGCTGCAGGGATGTGGGAaaaagcaccaggaccagaggaaacggcctcaagttgcaccaggggaggttgaggttggatctcgggaacaatttcttccccaaagggctgtcgggcattggaacaggctgcccagggcagtgctggagtcaccatccctggaggggttggacagacgcagagatgaggttctcagggacaagGGTTAGTGATGGGGATGGGTTAACAGGTGGACTCACTGAGCTTGAGcggcttttccaaccaaaatgattctataattctatgatgaTGGAACGGACACCCaaggtttgggttgaagggaccttccaagctcatccagtctaAGcccaatgagcagggacatgacatcttcacccagctcaggttgctcagagccccgtccaatGTGACGTTGGATGTTTTCAcagatggggcatccaccacctctctgggcaacctgggccgggctctcaccCACCCTCAGCATCACAAACGGAGATTGGAAATTGGAAATTTGGGCTAATTTCTTCCcaaaagggctgtggggcgctgaaacaggctgcccagggcagtgctggaggcaccatccctgaagggttgaacagacatggagatgaggttcgCATGGAcatgggtcagtgccaggggcgggggaacagttggactcgatggtcttaaaggtcttttccaaccaaaacaattctgtgattctgtgatctactGCTGCCCGCCACGTGGCTGAGCCTTTGCTCACTTTGTTCTGCTGGGGTATTAACTTCTGTTGGGAGAGGAAAACCTTCCCTTGACAGCAGCCAAGGGTACAGAAGAAGCTGTAAGAAGGAGCTCTGGCTTCCCGAGCACTGGGGCAGAGGCACTGCAGCAAGACAAACACGGACGGTGCCGGAGGGGCTGTCTCGGGAGGGCTGAGCGGCTGCTCCGCAACCCAAAAGAGTGGGAAGGAATCGAGGCAGAGCCGGTGGGTGGATGTGACACTTACGTCTCAAAAAGCGGTTTCGGACCCATTTGTTCTGCCTCCGGGCATATTTcttggtcacctgtttcaggGCCTGGATCCctttgaaattaaagaaaaaaaacaaaggtcAGCGCAATGCTGCAAGCTGGGCTCGGAGCAGAGCGAGAAGAGGCTGTCAGCTCCAGTGGGGAACTCCTTGTCCTACCCGCCGTGGGCCCAGAGGACAGTTTACCACTGTAAAACCTTGCAATATTTAGCACCAGACTTATCGTATCCCTCTGTAATCATCTCCTGAGCAGACACAACaagtcccttctgcaccagaCTTGTTTTCAAGCCTTTTatcatttctgcagttttctcagCCCACATCTCCACCGAACACCAAACCCTCCTCGACACAGACCAGTTCCCCCTGGGACCTCCGCTGTGCTGAGAAGCGGAGCAGCTTTCTCCTCTAACCGCGCATCAGTCCAGACACTCCAGAATGGCATGTGccaggtttagattggatattaggagaaacttcttcatggaaaaggttgttgggcactggaacaggctgcccagggcaatggtggagtcaccatccctggagcgGTTTAAAggatgtatagatgaggttctcaatGACATGGGTTAGTGCCTGAGTGAggctaatggttggactcaatgatcttgagggtcttttctaatcaaagtgattctgtgattgtattctatgattccaagCACTGAAAAAGGAGTCCCTGCCCCTCTGGGCTGGCAGAAGTGGAAAATGCACAGAGAAAGGTGCAGCTCCGTTCCAACAAGATCTGCCCCGGGTTTGAGCTTGGTTCAGACCATCAAGAAGTGTCACCTGgagctgtgtggggctgagggacATAGGGCACGCAGGGTGTTCCTCCCACCTTTTTGCAGCAGCATGGCGCTGTTCTCAGGTGAGCAATTCCCCTCACTGACGAGGTACTCGTGGAATTCCTTGAAGCCGATGGACTGGAAGATGCCGTGCTGGTAATCCTGCCTGGagaacaggacaagaggcaggGGTCAAGGCCATCTCCTTCGGAACAGTGGGAGACCCCAAACCTCCTCAGAAGAGCTGAGCTCTCTGCGCCTCACCCTGCAAGGACCTCCCCAGGTGACACAAGCCCATGGCTCAGGGGACAAGCCAAGCCAGGCACGCACAGGAACACAGATCGGTGTCTGCAGTGCCAGCCCACGTCAGCtttagaatcatggaatcatgcAAAAATGGAACCCATCCTGTCTGCTGGCCCTGCCAAAGGAGCAGGCATTGCCAGGAGAGAGCTGGGAGCAGCGACACATCGGAGCTGCCGCAAGGAGTCGGGTCGGGGTCTGCATGCGTCTGGCAGGTGGGactgggagcagagagggagcTGGCTCGTCACCCACCGGTTCTCGGCCACCTTCTCTCGGTTGTAGCGTCGGTGGAAGTCtcgcagctcctccagcagccccgcagccAGCATGTCATCCACCCGCTTCTCCAGCCGCTGGTCCAGAGCTGGGAAGAGGAAAGCAAGAGAGGCTCAGCGGCTCGGAGCCATACCCTGGACAACGTGCTGGGACGTGGTGCGGCACCGCCAGCTTCCCAGTCCACTCGGGAGCGAGTCCTGTGTCACAGCAACTGATGCCAAAGGAATTGCTGCCTCGTTCAGGTAggaggctggggcaggagcagcgtGCTCAGCCgggcaggagctgtgcaagGCCTGCTCTCACCTGCCTGGTCTGCGTGGAGCCACAGGATGCAGGAATGTGGGTACTTCAGCGGGCCCCCTAAGGGTCCCcccccttcttcctcctgctgctggtgcaAGATTTCACTGTGGGGGATCCCCGTCTCTTCAAACACTTGGAGGCTCCTGTgagcagagacagacagagctcAGAGGCTGGGCGAGGAGGAGCTTTTCCAtttccccagcagccccggggGCTCCAGCCAAGGGAACCGCAGACACTCGCTGCGATCCAACCCTCTCATGGTGAGGGGAGGACAGGTTTCTACCCCGTCCTGTGCCCGGCATCCCGAGCACACCCAGGTCCTGGGGGTGCAGCACAGGGCACAGTGATGGCACCCGAGGAGCCCAGAGCACAGCCACCCACTCCTGCCTGGCACAGGGACAAGCCCCGCAGGGGACACGGTTCTGGCTCCGGCCCTGCCCTTTccagccgggcagggctgcagggaagggGCCAACACTGCCAATTCTGGAAGCGTTACTATGCTGTACTCAGCCCTGCACAGCCAGGGAGGTGTAGGAAACCGCGCAGGGTGCCCAACCCTCTGTCCTCCTGCACCGTGCGAATGGGGTGGGCGGCGTTCTGTACCCCCCAGGCCAGGGCTCGGCTGGGATGGGCCTGTCGAAGCAGCAAGCCTGGTCTTGCTGCCGTGCTGTTCCCACAGAGCTCAGGTATGTTactcagccagcacagcagcttgCTCTTTAAATAGCTCCAGATAAACCCTGCTGCTGGGGCAccgcagcaggagcagccccggTTCACAAACTGTCCTGGACCCCAAAGGCAGTTCAAGCTGGGGGTTGCACAGCCAAAGCTCTCGGATCCCAgagagctccccaaaacctccAAGGTCCCAAAGCACCTTGCTAAGGGGTTAGGGGCACCTATCTGGGACAGGAGAGCCCATCCTGCTGTGTTCCCACGCAGGTGATTCCCTCGGGAAGGGGTGCTGGGCCCTGGCACCCCAAGCTCACCTGGCCACTTTGCGCTTGTCGTGGGGGTGCAGCTTGGCTGCCATCTCCGGGTCCACCTGGCTCAGGCGACGATGGAGCTCGACACCGTCCAGCTGCTCTAGCTCTACTTTCCTGTCGGTGACGGACCCGGGGGACATGCTGGACTTCTGTGGGGCACAAGGCAGCCCTGAGTCAAGGCACCCATCCCTGTGCAAGGCCAAGACACGCAAAATGATCCCCTAGACCCACGGGATGAGTGAGGGGCTTTTGGGTCTCACTCTAGCAGGAGGAGCACCATGCCCAGTCACAAGAAGTCACAAGAAGCCTGCCCTGAAAGTGGAGCTCACCCTTTTCCAGAGGGACACAGCTTTCCAGCAGTACCTTAGTGTTGATAAGGACCTTCCAGAGCAGGGACTCGATGTAGTAGTTGGTTCCTCCCACAACAATCGGGATCTTATTTCGGGCAAAGATATCTTCAATGTGCCAGAGTcaaggagcagaagcagagatgcacagcggggagggggggctgtggggagaggcagCCTGGGGCCCAAACCCCACTGTCCCAGCCCCGTGGAGGCTGCAGGACAGGCTTAGAGGTGTCCCTTGTCTCTCACTGTCCTCTCTCAGCTGCCACCAAAACTCGGGGACACCCAAGGACGGCCAGGGAGGGCAACACGtggctcagcacagctgctgtaCAGCAGAGATTGTCCCCAGCCCTAAGGAGGGGCTGCCCTGAGCATTAGCTGGTCAAAGAAGCTCCAAGCCCCTttgccagcagcatcctctgaaaaacagaggTAGTTGCAATGTGGAGAGCCCAAGGCTGGCACAAGCACTGATTTCTCTTGGAGGCCTGGCTGTGGAAGGGGAAAATCAGTATCTGCTCAACCAGGCAGGCTGCAGCGTGAAAGGATATCAGAGCCACGGCTTTGTCTCTGAAATCCACTACCGTGTAGTTGGAAACAAGGGGATCCACAAAGCTGATCATGTGGTGTCTGCACAGACGCTGCTCCTGGGGAGAAACCTTGTTGGTGATGATGTCCAAGCCCTTGTACacctggggaagagaagagcCCATCATTTACCTCTGCGGCCCATGAAACCCCCACCGACCACCGCTCCTtgccccaggcagagctgttgCCTGGCCCTGTCACCCCCCAAGCCCTcgctggagcagcaggcagcgcaggcagcgcaggcagcacaggcagcacaggcagcgccATGTGCCCTGTTCAGGTGAGGCAGCAGGAACCTCACCAACACCTGCACCTGCCCAAACTGCCTCTCTCTGGTGCTTGTCCCTGCCCACAGGAGATGAACCGTGAGCCCGACCACTCGTGACTGCTTCCCTGCTCTGATACAACCCCGCGGGTGGGGACGCAAAGGCTGCTCGAGGGATCGGAGCGCGGTGTCAGAGCCCGGTCAGCATCACCAGCCAAGCCTGGCTCCAAAACACAGAGCTCTGATGCGAGGACAGCTGCCTCCGAGCTGCCGGCTCCTCATCTGCTGCCGCTGCAGCCTCCTAAACGCACACAAACACTCTCAGCCCTTGCACACCACAAAATCCTGGCGTAGCGCCTGCTTCCTGGTCTCACCGAGCCTGTCAGGGCTAGAAAGGAGCAAAACACATCAGTGCAGGGGACAAGAGGCACTGGAAACAGCTGTACACATTTCCTCCCCCTTCACTCAGAAACCACCCCAGCCAGAGGTTccagaaacaattttttccctAAAACTCTCCAAGAAGCTGCCaaggctccagctgcagcatgGCCTCCGCTCGCTGCCTCCCCTGGTCCCAGACAGAAGGACAAGGTGACACAGAGGTGACCTACGGGCAGAAGGCAAGAAGGACAACCCGAGGTTAGCGGAGCGGGGAAGCCGGATcctgcctggagctgctgaaCCGGCTGCAGCCCGGCAGACACTCCCCGTCTTACTCAACTCTTGCACTTGGTTTTGGAGGACGAGGACCAGCCTCGGTTCCTGGTTCCTCTCAGAGAAAGTCTTGCCTGGGGGCAGGAAGCGAGGGGGGAGCGGGAGGGCaaccaaatgcttttcttttctgccctgcagctgccccagggccgggagcagagaggagaggcCCAGGAGCTCTGTGCCAACGTGCCCCGTGGCTGGTTACAGCCTATCGATCCCCTTCCATCACTCAGGCCATTCAACGCAGGTCTCCAGCGGCACCAAAAACCTTTGAATTCAGCAAATTTTGGCTCAGCGCCTTCTCTCCCCCCGGCACGGGCCagtccagcccctccagctcctccaacTCCCACTCGTCTGCCCGAAATCCCAGGCGATACAGAGCCTCGGAGGCAGCTCCCAGTGCCCTGCGCCGGCAGAGCCGGGATTTACAGTTCAGGCTCCAATCCCCCAAGGTCCTGCCGGAGATTAAAACACGGACAGCCTCCCCGAATATCTGgcaacaagaggaggaggaatgtGGTGTCAGTGTGTGGGCTGGAAGGAAACAAAGGCGGCCTTTTACACGCACCCGGCAAAGCCCAGAGAAGGTTTCCACCAGCTGGCTGCCGGCAGGGCCGCGCACCGAGACGTCCTCCCGACACTCATTTCTATTTTCAGCCCGTGGCTCAGATAAGCCTTTGTTGCTTTCTAAGGCCCCAAAACAGATTAGTggcagcctggagcagcaggactCTGAGACACCGAACACAAGCCGGGGACTAAAGATGCTTAGCCTTGACAGTGTCCTACCACCTCTGCCGCTGGAACCGCGCGCACgtcagccccacagctcccagcactCTCTCCCCTGTTAAaggctggggaaactgaggcaggagacACAAAAAAATAGCGAACCCCAGGAAATGGTGCCCATGAGGATCATCAGCCAGTGGCCTGGGAAAAGTGGGCTCTCCCAAACCCTCGCTCTGCAACCAGTTTCACGCGCAATCCCAAATTCTGTCCCTTTGTCCCCATCTGCACTAGAGGGGGAAAGGCACTGTCCTCGCCCTGAGTGCAGGTAGCGCAgtattatagaatcacagaatcattttggttggaaaagacccccAAGATCAGTGAGTCTAActggtccccagccctggcactgccccatgtcctgagaacctcatctccgtctgtccaacccctccagggatggtgactccagcactgccctggacagcctgttccaatgccccacagccctttggggaagaaattgttccccagatccaacctcaacctcccctggcgcaacttgaggccgtttcctctggtcctggcgcttgttccttcggagcagagcccgaccccccctggctccaagctcctttcaggcagttcagagatcagaaggtctcccctcagctcctgctctccaggctaAAAAGGTGACAAGACAGCTGTGAGATACAGTGACCCCAGCCACCTACAGCCAGGAAAAGCATGAAGATTTCACAAGAGCCAAGGGATCTCCCAGCTAGAGACGAGCATGGAAGACCCAAACCAGGCCAGGGTGCAAGGAGATCACAACTCACTCCCCTCTCTGATCCTTGCCATGAGAAGGAGGTCAGCAAAGGCTCTTGAGATGTCCTGACTCGACACACTAACTGGTAAACGTACCCCGTGTGCTACAACAGCCTCTGGGGAAAGACAGCATGGCCACTTCTATCCGTGAAATCTAGAAGGGACAGTGGGATCGGGAGCAGATGGGCTGCTCAGGCAAACCAGCACCGGGATGGCTGCGCACTCGCTGCTCCATCAGGAATGAGGACACGGGACTGGTTTCACCCCACCTGGCTTCCCTGGGAATGATTTACTCCTAAAGGAAACTCACTGGGATGACTAATAGCaacagaaaggacaaaaagaaagattaaaatgcCATCAGATTAAGCAGAGCTCCTGAGCTGCACGGAGGCAGCAGCTAAATCTGTAATTCGACCGCAGCGACTCAGGGCCGTGATGAAAATGCCCTGGAGATAGAGCGGTGTCTGTATGGGGGAACAGGTGGGCTccccggccccttccccagcctggctccagccccagcagctgcccaaaATGCTGCCAGCGCTTGTCAGAGCTCTGCAAAGCCCGCACGGGGCCCAGCGATGAATGGACAGAGGGGGCCGCGGGTGACACGCTCGCTGGCAGCTGTCAGTCGAGAACGAGCAACGGGAATTTTAAAACCCAGCAACATTTCCACGAGGACACCGGAGCCAGCTCTGTGTGGCAGCGGGGAGACAATATTCCACGGGAACAAAGCCAGCAAGAAAGCAGCCCCAGTTGGCCGGTTGTGGCTGCCTAAGCGGGGCACGGGGGTTACTGGAGCGTGGTGGGGGAGGCGCAGACGCGAGCTGCTCCAGGCTGCGCCTTGAGAGACAGGGCTCCCCCGCCTCGCTGCCCCGAAAACACGCTGCCTTACGGGATAAAAGTAATGGAGCTGCTCGGCTCTCGCTCCACAGTCACGCTAGAATGAGattaaaaggaaaggaggacAAGAGGCACTCGAGCCCGGATGCCATTGGGCGCCTGCAGCCAGAGTCCTCCTAGCGCTTGCATTCCCATAGTGGGACTTGAAACAACCAGAGCAAAAAATACATGCTCCAAAACACCCACCAGCACGAAACGAGGATCCGCAGCACAGCAATCAGCTCCAGCCACGTCTGCAGAGCTCGGGATGCAGCAGGAGCCTCGTGTTTGCAGGATCGCCCAAGTCAACAGCGCTTTCCCTGATATTAAAGCCTGCCATACGCTGGGCTGGCAGTCACCACAAGGTCCGAGAACCTGAGCATTCACAGTGCACAAACGGgcacaaagaaatgaaaaaaagctcGGGGGCTTGTTTGATCAGGAAGGTCGGTACTAGTCGAGCTCTGCTCAGAGACATTTCCGACACAGGCACTAGAGCAGAGTAACTCACCTCGGAAACTTAACAGCAGCCGACTAAAAGCTGCCCCAGCCCTAaaagctgccccagcccagacAGGGTCTTCTGTGGAGAAAACCAGCCCACAGTTAGTCCCACCTCAGGTCCAGGAGCTTCGTTAGCATGCCCTTCGTTAGGAGTTATGGGCTCACAACACTGACAATGCCTGGTGGCTCAGGAGGGCTgggccaggcagctgctggcaacCAGGCAGCACTGGACAAAGCTTCTGCATCTCGCGTGAACGTTCTGCCCTCCAAGGTTTTGTCAATTCAGCTCAGATCTCAAACACTCTTTCCCCAAGAGCTAAAGGAAAACATcccataaaataaattaaagcttTCCAAACACCTGTTTTAAATTCAGGAGAGAGAGCCTTTTAATCTAACTCTCTGGGATACAAATAGTGACCAGCATCAACAGCCACAGTGCAGGAAACC from Caloenas nicobarica isolate bCalNic1 chromosome 23, bCalNic1.hap1, whole genome shotgun sequence encodes the following:
- the TRIT1 gene encoding tRNA dimethylallyltransferase codes for the protein MAAAGPGRAMAAAALCLGRAPPPRPLVVILGATGTGKSALALQLGLRLGGEIVSADSMQVYKGLDIITNKVSPQEQRLCRHHMISFVDPLVSNYTVVDFRDKAVALIEDIFARNKIPIVVGGTNYYIESLLWKVLINTKKSSMSPGSVTDRKVELEQLDGVELHRRLSQVDPEMAAKLHPHDKRKVARSLQVFEETGIPHSEILHQQQEEEGGGPLGGPLKYPHSCILWLHADQAALDQRLEKRVDDMLAAGLLEELRDFHRRYNREKVAENRQDYQHGIFQSIGFKEFHEYLVSEGNCSPENSAMLLQKGIQALKQVTKKYARRQNKWVRNRFLRRPGPNVPPVYGLEVSDLLRWEEDVLKPALEIVESFIQGREPPVEPVKMEYDVNENKRSHRLCELCDRVIIGDREWAAHTRSKSHLHHLKKRRKLEAASRAAETEGNSGGTETWGEDSVLPLP